From Pleurocapsa minor HA4230-MV1, the proteins below share one genomic window:
- a CDS encoding glycosyltransferase family 39 protein codes for MRFTIKNLYWVDISILLLALIVTLLGIGNYGLYEPHEGHFAMVAQEMLWRNDWVTPHLNGSPYLNKPPLLYWLIAFTTGIFGSTEFAARLPIGIAGWVGIVVAWKWTRELWGIESSRVAALMLSVTLGWFIFTHQILIDALLGTLLISSNYFLWRSLYQPNRLNWLGTYTSLALCVLTKGLIGVVFPFLGCLGLIIVRRDLKILGRIKIYQGLLLMLAIILPWFIAVEQSNPGFWHYFIVNEHFDRLLDRRYPPDYEVSKISAIGYLAITACWCFPWILFLPSVIKSTTQSWQRGFLANASLLDRKNSDGIFLLATAAILPVILFLPLSSRLIYYSIPAIPPYIMLCAGWWSKRYRTTVKGQSSGTSSTVIGYSTPNAAYPSTISTLCKSSAQIASQVIPTQAVDLYGAIALILGIGFYGSITVLPLIVTLLPAVLQTAEINKLIIIVAIVLGTGWLASGFAMLKRSALAWLPLVIVLMLTYIATIRGFAIYQDIRSSKNLVQEANSCLSVDTLWTYEGSRELGAAGVIGYYLNQGKTSDNRHDLPGWTTVGDITYRTVMILADGGKNRIPPQFPGSTPEYLITQAELQTDWDSDRPVVFLTDFLRQPNDSSDPLTLNLPRGVTQPYIISGQRQLYLNQAAMKLAQNKCPE; via the coding sequence ATGCGATTTACTATTAAAAATCTATACTGGGTCGATATTTCGATTCTCTTACTGGCATTAATAGTAACGCTTTTGGGTATTGGTAACTATGGTTTATATGAACCCCATGAAGGTCATTTTGCGATGGTTGCGCAAGAAATGCTCTGGCGCAATGATTGGGTAACTCCTCACCTTAATGGCTCGCCCTATCTCAACAAGCCACCCCTATTGTATTGGCTGATCGCTTTTACCACAGGGATTTTTGGTTCGACCGAGTTTGCTGCTAGACTACCTATCGGTATTGCTGGTTGGGTAGGCATAGTTGTTGCCTGGAAGTGGACTAGAGAACTCTGGGGAATTGAATCTAGTCGAGTTGCAGCGTTAATGCTTTCTGTAACTCTTGGCTGGTTTATTTTTACCCATCAGATCTTAATCGATGCCTTACTCGGAACATTACTCATTAGCAGCAACTATTTCCTTTGGCGATCGCTTTACCAACCCAATCGCCTCAATTGGTTGGGAACATATACTTCTCTGGCTTTGTGTGTCTTAACTAAAGGATTAATTGGAGTAGTTTTTCCGTTCCTAGGATGTTTAGGACTAATTATTGTCCGACGAGATCTCAAAATTCTAGGTCGCATTAAAATATATCAAGGATTACTCTTGATGCTGGCGATTATCCTGCCCTGGTTTATTGCGGTAGAGCAATCTAACCCTGGTTTTTGGCATTATTTCATTGTTAATGAACACTTCGATCGTCTACTAGATCGTCGCTATCCTCCAGACTACGAGGTTTCTAAAATTAGCGCTATTGGTTATTTGGCAATTACAGCCTGTTGGTGTTTCCCCTGGATCTTATTTTTGCCGTCGGTGATTAAATCTACTACTCAATCATGGCAAAGAGGATTTTTAGCTAACGCTTCGCTCTTAGATCGTAAAAATAGTGACGGTATTTTCTTGCTAGCTACAGCAGCAATTTTACCAGTAATTTTATTTCTGCCTCTGTCTTCTCGCCTAATTTACTATAGTATTCCCGCTATTCCTCCTTACATTATGTTGTGTGCTGGCTGGTGGTCAAAGCGTTATCGCACTACAGTTAAAGGGCAATCTTCAGGAACTTCCTCTACAGTTATTGGCTACTCAACACCTAATGCTGCTTACCCTTCTACCATCTCTACTCTGTGTAAATCATCAGCACAGATAGCAAGTCAGGTTATACCAACTCAAGCAGTAGACTTATATGGCGCGATCGCTTTAATCTTAGGAATTGGTTTTTATGGTTCAATTACCGTTCTTCCTCTGATCGTTACTCTCTTACCTGCGGTGTTACAAACGGCAGAAATAAACAAATTAATTATAATTGTGGCTATTGTTTTAGGTACAGGCTGGCTGGCTTCGGGATTCGCCATGCTGAAGCGTTCTGCCCTAGCTTGGCTACCATTGGTCATCGTCTTAATGCTTACCTATATTGCCACAATTAGAGGATTTGCGATTTATCAAGATATTCGTTCATCCAAAAATCTCGTCCAAGAGGCAAATTCCTGTCTGAGTGTCGATACTCTTTGGACATATGAAGGCTCGCGGGAACTCGGTGCAGCAGGGGTTATTGGCTATTATCTCAATCAGGGCAAAACAAGCGATAATCGCCACGATCTACCAGGCTGGACGACTGTTGGTGACATTACCTACCGCACCGTAATGATTCTCGCTGACGGTGGCAAAAACCGTATCCCGCCTCAGTTTCCTGGCTCTACTCCTGAATACTTAATTACCCAAGCGGAACTACAAACCGATTGGGATAGCGATCGCCCTGTAGTATTTCTCACTGATTTTCTCCGCCAACCCAACGATAGCAGCGATCCTCTTACTCTTAACCTTCCTCGTGGTGTAACTCAACCCTATATCATTAGTGGTCAACGGCAACTTTATCTCAATCAGGCGGCAATGAAGCTTGCTCAAAATAAATGCCCAGAGTGA
- a CDS encoding leucyl aminopeptidase — MQIKATERALLDWTGDLLAIGIAEGETKLSGDLATLNEKLAGTIAELIAEEEFEGKSGTTVMGRVGGQNPVRKIALVGLGKAEDLTINSWRNAVAAIARLATKEKTLGISLPPGSASASDVAQAMTEAIILALHEDNRFKSEPESKEPKLETIELIGLAGQDEAISRGLIIADGVILARELVNAPANEVTPVTMAQTAQQLAQDYGLEIKILEEADCAQFQQGMGAYLGVGQASEIPPKFIHLIYKPQGTAKRKVAIVGKSLTFDSGGLNLKPSGSGIETMKMDMGGGAATLGAAKAIAQLKPDTEVHFICAATENMISGKAMHPGDILKASNGKTIEVNNTDAEGRLTLADALVYAETLEVDAIVDLATLTGACIVALGNDIAGLWSTDDALATEMKAAAELAGEKFWQLPMEEKYFEGLKSQIADMKNTGPRAGGSITAALFLKQFIKDTPWMHLDVAGPVWAETAGGINNKGATGFPVRTLVNWVSD, encoded by the coding sequence ATGCAAATCAAAGCAACTGAGCGAGCATTATTAGACTGGACTGGAGATTTACTAGCGATAGGCATTGCTGAAGGTGAAACCAAACTCTCAGGGGATTTGGCAACCCTTAACGAAAAATTAGCAGGGACAATTGCCGAATTGATTGCGGAGGAAGAGTTTGAGGGCAAATCTGGCACTACCGTAATGGGCCGTGTGGGCGGTCAAAACCCCGTACGTAAAATTGCTCTGGTTGGTTTAGGTAAGGCAGAAGATTTAACTATTAATAGCTGGCGTAACGCGGTGGCAGCGATCGCTCGTTTGGCTACCAAGGAAAAAACTTTAGGTATTAGTCTACCCCCTGGTTCGGCATCAGCCTCAGATGTAGCCCAGGCAATGACTGAAGCAATTATTCTGGCACTGCATGAAGACAACCGCTTTAAGTCTGAGCCAGAATCAAAAGAACCTAAGTTAGAAACCATCGAGCTAATTGGTTTGGCAGGGCAAGACGAGGCGATTAGTAGAGGGTTAATCATTGCTGATGGTGTGATCTTGGCTAGAGAATTAGTTAATGCTCCTGCCAATGAAGTGACTCCTGTGACTATGGCTCAAACAGCTCAACAGTTAGCCCAAGACTATGGTTTAGAAATCAAAATTTTAGAAGAAGCAGACTGCGCTCAGTTTCAACAGGGAATGGGGGCATATCTAGGGGTAGGACAGGCTTCAGAAATTCCTCCCAAGTTTATTCATCTAATCTATAAGCCTCAAGGAACAGCTAAACGCAAGGTTGCTATTGTCGGTAAAAGCCTTACCTTTGATTCTGGTGGTTTGAACCTGAAACCTAGTGGTAGTGGGATCGAAACTATGAAGATGGACATGGGTGGTGGTGCAGCTACTCTTGGGGCAGCTAAAGCGATCGCTCAACTTAAACCTGATACCGAAGTTCACTTTATCTGTGCAGCGACGGAAAATATGATTAGCGGTAAAGCAATGCACCCAGGCGATATCCTCAAAGCCTCTAACGGTAAGACAATTGAGGTTAACAATACTGATGCTGAAGGTAGATTAACCCTCGCGGATGCTTTGGTCTATGCTGAAACTTTAGAAGTTGATGCGATCGTCGATCTGGCTACTCTTACAGGAGCTTGCATCGTGGCTTTAGGTAACGATATTGCTGGGTTATGGAGTACTGATGATGCTTTGGCAACAGAAATGAAAGCTGCTGCGGAATTGGCAGGAGAGAAATTCTGGCAGTTGCCCATGGAAGAAAAATATTTTGAAGGCTTAAAGTCGCAAATTGCTGACATGAAAAATACTGGGCCCCGTGCTGGTGGTTCAATTACGGCAGCGTTATTTCTCAAGCAGTTTATCAAGGATACGCCTTGGATGCATTTAGATGTAGCTGGGCCAGTTTGGGCCGAGACTGCTGGCGGGATTAACAATAAAGGAGCTACGGGCTTCCCTGTGAGAACTCTAGTTAACTGGGTAAGCGACTAA
- a CDS encoding iron uptake porin gives MSKLIRNLLLVSPAMICFVLGSQLEASAQSTSGASSNFTSNSPLLNQINNYSQEGKSNSSSQVTNVNQLRDVSPTDWAYEALRSLVDRYGCIAGFPNQTYRGSQSLTRYEFAAGLNSCLNQIERLISSQDSVSAEDLETVNRLTQEFEAELATLGGRVDELESRTAVLEDSQFSTTTKLQGEAVFGISNEFNNSDFNEVVFQDRVRLNFVSSFFGEDSLYTRLDAANAGFDFQTTSNEGEANEVAAPLETGALTYQTTNSDNSVSLGWLAYYFPIGEKIDVYLPAAFPIWQDFVPTLSPYLDTFTGATGSLSSFAESSPIYKIGLPSGGGVGFNFKPIEFVTVSAGYFGGDSANPIEAEDGGLFNEEYSALGQVTLSFLDDKLQLAGTYVLGKFGASDNTIYDLGVGTATARQPFGENGGEVSSNSYGVEAAFQISDRIALNAFGMLTKAQQSAGDEDADIYSYGAGLSFPDLGKEGNLASLFVGAEPYVDSASNGGGEDAPIHIEGLYKYQFNDNISVTPGVVYIVNPNGSSDDEDALIGVMRTTFTF, from the coding sequence ATGTCTAAATTAATCCGCAATTTGTTGCTGGTTTCTCCAGCAATGATCTGTTTTGTGCTGGGTTCTCAACTGGAAGCTTCTGCTCAATCAACTTCAGGTGCAAGCAGTAATTTTACTAGTAATTCCCCATTACTTAACCAAATTAATAACTACAGTCAGGAAGGCAAAAGCAATTCTAGTAGTCAGGTAACAAACGTCAACCAATTACGAGACGTATCGCCTACAGACTGGGCTTATGAAGCACTCCGTAGTTTAGTAGATCGTTATGGCTGTATCGCTGGTTTTCCTAATCAAACTTACCGTGGCAGCCAATCTTTGACACGCTATGAGTTTGCTGCTGGCTTAAACTCTTGTTTGAATCAAATAGAGCGTTTAATTTCTTCTCAAGATTCCGTATCTGCCGAAGACTTAGAAACCGTAAACCGTTTAACTCAAGAGTTTGAAGCAGAATTAGCTACTCTTGGTGGTCGTGTAGACGAGCTAGAAAGTCGGACAGCCGTTCTAGAAGATAGCCAATTTTCTACTACCACTAAATTACAAGGAGAAGCTGTCTTTGGCATCAGTAATGAGTTCAACAACTCCGACTTCAATGAAGTAGTATTTCAAGACCGAGTACGTTTGAATTTTGTTTCTAGTTTCTTTGGTGAAGATTCTCTCTATACCCGCTTAGATGCTGCTAATGCAGGTTTTGATTTCCAAACTACCAGCAATGAAGGTGAAGCAAATGAAGTAGCCGCACCTTTAGAGACTGGAGCCTTGACCTATCAAACTACCAACTCAGATAACAGTGTTAGTCTTGGCTGGTTAGCTTACTACTTCCCCATCGGCGAAAAAATCGATGTTTATCTGCCTGCTGCTTTTCCTATCTGGCAGGATTTTGTTCCCACTCTCAGTCCTTACCTAGACACCTTTACTGGTGCGACAGGTTCTCTCTCTAGCTTCGCTGAATCTAGCCCGATCTATAAAATTGGTCTTCCTAGTGGTGGTGGTGTTGGTTTCAACTTTAAACCGATTGAATTTGTTACTGTAAGCGCTGGTTACTTTGGTGGTGACTCTGCCAATCCGATTGAGGCTGAAGATGGTGGTCTTTTCAACGAAGAATATTCTGCTTTAGGTCAAGTCACCTTAAGCTTCCTAGATGATAAGCTACAGCTTGCTGGTACTTATGTATTAGGTAAATTTGGCGCATCAGATAACACTATCTATGACTTGGGTGTTGGTACTGCTACTGCAAGACAGCCTTTTGGCGAGAATGGAGGGGAAGTTTCGAGCAACTCTTATGGCGTAGAGGCAGCTTTCCAAATTAGCGATCGCATTGCGCTGAATGCTTTTGGCATGTTAACCAAGGCTCAACAGTCTGCTGGTGACGAAGATGCTGATATCTATTCCTATGGTGCAGGTTTGTCATTCCCCGATTTAGGTAAAGAAGGTAACTTAGCCTCTTTATTTGTCGGTGCAGAACCATATGTTGATTCTGCTTCCAATGGTGGTGGTGAAGACGCGCCAATTCATATTGAAGGTTTATATAAGTACCAGTTCAATGACAATATCTCGGTAACTCCAGGTGTTGTTTATATCGTCAATCCCAATGGTTCATCTGATGATGAAGATGCCTTGATTGGTGTAATGAGAACTACTTTTACCTTCTAA